One genomic segment of Hordeum vulgare subsp. vulgare chromosome 2H, MorexV3_pseudomolecules_assembly, whole genome shotgun sequence includes these proteins:
- the LOC123426661 gene encoding uncharacterized protein LOC123426661, translated as MGCISSKLLPPGPGGRNGAERATVRGRVDHVVSLTSTTYGVLDLQIKHGAAAGAKELPLPQEQEKPISREWKRAPAKRPPPLVVPGAKKPAPALKPESGMEVINAWEIMAGLEDADSPAKKPAKPGRWSPARVLAMALSSPKRSSAKRRNTPGKENSPLQRCSGNSKPSDVADEDRILRPYNSIDNSKLSRASKRFSPGSARVARKPTGAETGGMSSSRRSLSPLFDPELLASIERELSEEGAHIKRVIGSEKPKQPKVIPAIVAEGKCPPGGADAVVLYTTTLRGIRRTFEECNAVRAAIEAHDVKVIERDVSMDSGYREELRLLLGGRELRVPAVFVRGKHVGGAAEVTRMEEEGKLKALLQGLPRARVWCAGCAGVRFVMCRDCNGSRKVRVDGEPKETVQCGECNENGLVRCPICS; from the coding sequence ATGGGGTGCATCTCGTCGAAGCTCCTCCCGCCCGGGCCAGGAGGCCGCAACGGCGCCGAGCGCGCCACCGTGCGAGGCCGCGTGGACCACGTCGTCTCCCTCACCTCCACCACCTACGGCGTCCTCGACCTGCAGATCAAGCACGGCGCCGCAGCTGGGGCCAAGGAGCTGCCGTTGCCGCAGGAGCAGGAGAAGCCGATAAGCCGGGAGTGGAAGCGCGCGCCCGCCAAGCGACCGCCGCCCCTCGTCGTCCCAGGCGCCAAGAAGCCGGCTCCGGCGCTCAAGCCGGAGTCCGGCATGGAGGTGATCAACGCGTGGGAGATCATGGCCGGGCTGGAGGACGCCGATTCGCCTGCCAAGAAGCCGGCCAAGCCCGGCCGCTGGTCTCCGGCCAGGGTCCTCGCCATGGCTCTGTCGTCGCCGAAGAGGTCTTCGGCGAAGCGGAGGAACACGCCGGGGAAGGAGAACAGCCCGCTGCAGCGTTGCTCCGGCAACAGCAAGCCCAGCGACGTCGCCGACGAGGACAGAATCCTCCGCCCGTACAACTCCATCGATAACTCCAAGCTGTCCAGGGCGTCCAAGAGATTCTCCCCGGGAAGCGCCCGGGTCGCCCGAAAGCCCACCGGGGCCGAGACCGGCGGCATGTCGTCGTCGCGCCGGAGCCTGAGCCCGCTGTTCGACCCGGAGCTCCTCGCGTCCATCGAGCGGGAGCTGTCGGAGGAAGGCGCGCACATCAAGCGGGTGATTGGGTCCGAGAAGCCCAAGCAGCCGAAGGTGATTCCGGCGATCGTGGCGGAGGGCAAGTGCCCGCCCGGCGGCGCGGACGCGGTCGTGCTCTACACCACCACCCTCCGCGGCATCCGCAGGACGTTCGAGGAGTGCAACGCGGTGCGCGCCGCGATCGAGGCCCACGACGTGAAGGTCATCGAGCGGGACGTGTCCATGGACTCGGGCTACCGGGAGGAGCTGCGGCTGCTGCTGGGCGGGCGGGAGCTGCGCGTGCCCGCGGTGTTCGTCCGGGGCAAGCACGTCGGCGGCGCCGCCGAGGTGACGAGGATGGAGGAGGAGGGCAAGCTCAAGGCCCTGCTCCAGGGGCTGCCGCGGGCGCGAGTCTGGTGCGCGGGCTGCGCCGGCGTCAGGTTCGTCATGTGCAGGGACTGCAACGGCAGCCGCAAGGTGCGCGTCGACGGCGAGCCGAAGGAGACGGTCCAGTGCGGCGAGTGCAACGAGAACGGCCTCGTCCGGTGCCCCATTTGCTCGTGA